The Saprospiraceae bacterium genomic interval AGCAAAACAGGGTAGACCAGGACCAATTTACTCAACCAGGCTACTTTAGCCCAATATTTTAGAAATAATAGGAATAAGGCCAGGCTAATGAAAGTAGTGGAAGTATACCACCGGGTATAATTTAATATTCCTACTATTAATAGGATGGCAGAAGCTCCCACTACAAAAATATTTTCTGTCCGGGTATTCCAGGTCAACTTAAAAAAAATATTAAAAGAAAAGACTGTAAAAACGCAGGCATAGGGAATGCAAATAAAAAACAATAGTTCCTCCATCGGAATACTTGCTATATAGGACCCCATCAGGTAATCCGGATTAAATCCCCAAACGCCTATTTTGGTGAAAATGATATCCCAGACGATAAAGATTGAGGCGGCCAAAAGATTAGCCGGCAAAAAATATCGAAGGGCTTTATTGAACTGAATCTTTGGATGAAATGAGAAAATAAAAGGGACCAGGATGGTAAAGAAGTCTATGAGTAGGTATAGTGCTTTCATAGAGGATATTTATCGGTTACCGGATCTGTTTCGATTATTATTCATTATTCTTAAGTTCATATATCCGCCTGACTGATTTCGATAAAATAAAACTCATAGGTTATGACAGGCAGCATCAATATTGTATTTGGCGGATCTAAACTAAAGCTAGAACGCAAATCTTTCGGAAAAGTTTGCAGGTAAACAGATTATGGCGAATTTGGGGACTTGCCAGCTGATCTGCCAGATGTACTTTTTTCCTCCTCAAAGATGAATTCAAAATATGCAAAATTGTTTTTAGCGTTATGATTAAAAGTCAAAAGATGTAGTCCTGTTTGATCAAAGGTAATAGAGCCTACCGATGCATTGTTCCAAATGTGATAACTCCCGGTATTGACCGGCAATGTGCAAGTACTGGCCTTTTTATGATCAATATCAAAGGTGATGATGTTATTATAATTACTGTACAGTGCTCTGATATTATAAGTCCCTGCCCTCTTAACATCGATTGAGTAATTGAGCCACTCATTGTCTTCTGTCCACCCGACATAAAACTGATTCAAAGCTGGTGTATAATAGTTGTCCAAATGATTGAAGTCTGCAAAATCTTTGGTATAAGAAAGATCTACGCCTTCCTGCATTCGAAATCCCCATTCATATGGTGTAGCCTGTGGCCTTTGGTGACGAGGATTGACATTGAGGCCACCGCTGCCGAGATTTTTTGGTTCTAAGTCATGATAGGCAACGCCTTCTCCTCCCAGGTCAAAATAAGCGCATTCAATTTTGCCGGGGATTACCTGAGGTCCTAATGTATAGACCGAATCTTTAAAAGGTAGTCCTGTATAATCCGGTGGAATATTGGACAGTCTTGATGACAATTTCTGCAGATAAATATTCCTAAATTTGGCAACCTGGCTAGAAAATTGAGCGTCCTTAGGAATTTGGAACCCAACTCTACCTTTTTTCGAGCCATTTACCCGTTCGTTTAAAATTTGTTCATGATTGAGATATACAATGATGCTATCACCTTTACAGATTATGGTCATTTGGTTCCATAAATCTGGATTATACTTGTTATTGCCAAATGATTCAGCATGATGTAGCAGACTCCCGGTGAGTTTTCTTTTTGGCAAATTACATATCTGAACTTCGTAACCATACCGGTCAGGATCACCAAAAGAGTCCCTCGGCATACGGATTGCGACCCCACTATTGCCATTTTGGGGCAGCATGAATTCAAGCTTTAAGGCAAAATCATCGTATTCATCATTCGATAACAACCAGGAATCTTTGGCACTAGAAGGATATGGTCGACCTATGATAGCCTCATTTTCCACTGACCAAAATCCGCTGTCCTGCATAGTCCAGCTGCCGAGATTGTGCCGATTAAACAAAGATGTAAATGGCGTGAATTTGTCAAATGGATAGTCATCGTCGACTGAAGGAAGCATATTTTCAGATGCAGGCAAATCCTTAGGTTTGGGTAGCGTATTTCGACAAGAAATATTGATTAATAGAATCAAAACTGTTACAGAAAGGATAACGGTCTTGTGATTAATTATTTTCATAAAAGTGTTTTGGACAAACCTAAATAGGTTGCAAAATAACAAATCATCAGTATAGGCCGGAGCATTTTCTGATAAAGATGTATGTAGTAATTGGACTCCAGCAAGCACCATAACCTAAACAATAGCTATACATGTTATGGGCATTAAACCGATCGCACATTAAAATCATTTTACTTCAAACTGATGTCTGCCTGCAAGTTGGTTTTGGACCTCAAAAAAACCATCCACAGGTGTCAGGGGTTGGCGGATTCCATTCATGTACAGCCTGGATGTTGATTTCTTACTGGGTACGAAGATTTTAGCCATAGTGCCACCAGGGATAAACACCTCTAATAAATCCTTGCCAGGTCTTCTGTCAAAAAATACTGAGACAATACCACGTATGGTAGGTGTCGTTAAATGAGCAAAATCGAGGTGACCAATTTGAGGTTTTATTTGAAGGATTTCTCCACCCGGTGTAAGTGGCATAACTCCCATCAGATGCCTCACGATCAGATTGGCAGGAGCAGCGCCCCAGGCATGGTTCCAGTCGAGATTGGGCTTGTAGACTTTGTCCCAGGCTTCGAGGGATATTGTAGAACCTATTCGGATCATGTTATACCAGCTTCTTTGAGTAGTGGCTGTCAGGAGTTCCAGCGCATAGTCTGCCTGGCCTGCTTCATACAATGCATCAAGTAAAAACTGTGACCCGTATACACTGCAAGCCATCTTACGACTCTCAATAAACTGTACGACCCGGGTTTTATCATCTGGAGGTACCAACCCAAATGCTAAAGCAAACATATTGCTATGCAAGGAGACATGATCGGTACTATCACCATCTTTGATCAAGCCAGAATTGGGGTGCCGGAATACCTCTTGAAAAGAATGATACACCTGGTTGGCTTTGTTTGCATAAAATGCCGCATCAGCTGTCTTGTGCAGCGCCGTGGATATTTGTTGCATCAATACCAGGTTGCGATAATAGAAAGCATTGACGACGGCATTGTACCGATTGAAAACAAAACCATCGGTCTCGCCACTATACGCTTTTTCATCCCCGATATAATCACCGCTCTGTGGCCAATCTACAATATCATGTAATCCTCTGCGTCTGTCAAAGTCTTTATTGATATGAATTGAAGTCAAAAAAGCATCAGTTTGTTTGTCTGTCCTCGTGCTGATCAAACCATCAGCTCCAGCCAGTGGTAGGAGCATTTTTTTTTGAAGTTGAGAATAATATTTTTTAATAAAGGCGTCGTCCCCGGTATAGAGGTAATCATTCCAGGCCATCAATACATTTTGCAGACTCCATTCTGTAGGCCAGGTGGGGTGAAATATCAGATATTCCAAAGTGCGTCTAGCCATACTGTACTCTGCATCTACTGCATAATGAGAGAGTTGATTGATCAAGGCGTCAGCTTCGTAGGGTATTCGTTCTCGATCTCCATCGACATAAAATCCTGTAAAACTGGTGGCTTTCATGGAATATTTGCATAGATCCCAGACCTGGTTGAGTACTGTATCACTGGATGTAAAACTAGAGGCCTGCTGGTCAAAAGGGTAATGAATCATTTTTCGTTTAATGTCTGAACTCGTTAGTTTGCCTTTGAAGTTTGTAATAGTCACGTACCTGAATGGATAGACTTCGCCGATATACTCCGGCATCAAAACTGGGTTGCGGCTATTTCTAAGTTCGTTATAAGGCCAGTCCAGGGTATAATCACCTGTTCCTTTCGAGATGGGTAAGGCGATTTTTAAATACCGGATATTGCGACCGGGATTTTTGTGGATATGGCCTGGTTTTTCCAAAGCTTCGCCCACCTCTATCATAAGGGTATCGTCCTCCAAACTGGTCAGATGCAGTTGCAATTGGCTCAATGCATCCTTTGCAAAATCAATAAAGTAGACTCCATCTTTTCTTTGCTCTATTGATACCGGTGATTGAAGTTCTGCCGCGAGTGGATAATGCGCAAAAGACCCAGCACTGTCGGTGTCACTGAGGCTAAAAGATTGTGCTGATGAATAGGGGGATTTACCGTTTTTTTCATTCCATATCTGGACTTTCCAATAATAGATTTTGCCGGGTTTCAATGATTTTCCTTCGTAGGTGGCAGATTGTTGACTTGATCTGATTCTTTTTGAGTCCCATAGATCGCCTTTGTTCCGCTTTAAGGTCTCCGTGTCGGACGCTACCAGTATACGATAAGCTTTCACTTTTTTAATGGTAGTATCTACTTGCCAGAACAGTTTAGGTGTTTGGTTAAAAATCTTAGCGTATTCATATTTTTTTTGGACGCTCAGCGCTTCCGTAAGGGTCATTGCAGTTTCCAGTCCGTGCAGACTCACTTTCTCCGGATGCAATAACAGGTCGCAGCGTAAGTTTGTCGGTGCAGGTAATTGTTGACTCACAGCAATTACAGGATACCATAAGATAATCAGGAGAGCTTGAAGTAATCGCATTGATTTAAAAATATTTAATTTCTTCAAAATCAAAAAAAAATTATTTTGGCCAATCCCAATGCTTCAAATCTGTACTCCAGGCCAGGCCAATCGAAGCATTTTTGTCAAAATCGCCTGCTTGTTCTGTTTTGGGGCCGGACCCATGAAAAAACATCAAATAGCGGTGGATATTATTTTTTTTCGAAAGGTCCAGTACGAAACCGGCGGTGATTCTTCCCCTGGCCCAAGACCATTCTTTTTGTCCAAGTATCTGAGTGGGGGCCCAGTCATTCCAATGGATCAAGTCAGTAGAATTTTTAATCCCGATGCCATTTTCAGGAGAATGAAACATAAGATACTGTCCTTCTACCTCTACGATGCAAGTATTTTCTCCGGCAGGGCTATGACCTTCATAGTGCCACTGCTTCAGATCATTGGTATAAGATCTGCTGGCTCCATTTTGTTTGTAGAATACCCACCACTTATTTTTGTCTTTCTGGTCTTTTATCAAAAATGGGTCGATCATTCGGCCCATAGATTCCATGGATACGGTATCCCCTTTTACTTTCATGAGTTGTGGTGCAGTCCAGTGTGCCAGGTCTTTACTGGTCATAGTGTACAGGCGAGCGTTATTTGTACCATATCTCGGCATTTGATCCCTGGTATACTCAGGCCGGGGATAGGTCTGCAGACACATGACCCATTTATTTTTATATCGAATGACATTGCCTGGACTTGAAAAATTTAGGGTCTGGTCTCTTGGGGTTAATTTTTGT includes:
- a CDS encoding family 43 glycosylhydrolase; its protein translation is MLFSSSYRKFNFENHSFRYITAIIVISIIGSTNFKAKGQSLDFHKLESPILFRGDSMTAYRDPMAVYHHKLFYLYFTLIEIEPDGKIFSYTALSKSKDLIHWTAVQKLTPRDQTLNFSSPGNVIRYKNKWVMCLQTYPRPEYTRDQMPRYGTNNARLYTMTSKDLAHWTAPQLMKVKGDTVSMESMGRMIDPFLIKDQKDKNKWWVFYKQNGASRSYTNDLKQWHYEGHSPAGENTCIVEVEGQYLMFHSPENGIGIKNSTDLIHWNDWAPTQILGQKEWSWARGRITAGFVLDLSKKNNIHRYLMFFHGSGPKTEQAGDFDKNASIGLAWSTDLKHWDWPK
- a CDS encoding alpha-L-rhamnosidase, whose translation is MRLLQALLIILWYPVIAVSQQLPAPTNLRCDLLLHPEKVSLHGLETAMTLTEALSVQKKYEYAKIFNQTPKLFWQVDTTIKKVKAYRILVASDTETLKRNKGDLWDSKRIRSSQQSATYEGKSLKPGKIYYWKVQIWNEKNGKSPYSSAQSFSLSDTDSAGSFAHYPLAAELQSPVSIEQRKDGVYFIDFAKDALSQLQLHLTSLEDDTLMIEVGEALEKPGHIHKNPGRNIRYLKIALPISKGTGDYTLDWPYNELRNSRNPVLMPEYIGEVYPFRYVTITNFKGKLTSSDIKRKMIHYPFDQQASSFTSSDTVLNQVWDLCKYSMKATSFTGFYVDGDRERIPYEADALINQLSHYAVDAEYSMARRTLEYLIFHPTWPTEWSLQNVLMAWNDYLYTGDDAFIKKYYSQLQKKMLLPLAGADGLISTRTDKQTDAFLTSIHINKDFDRRRGLHDIVDWPQSGDYIGDEKAYSGETDGFVFNRYNAVVNAFYYRNLVLMQQISTALHKTADAAFYANKANQVYHSFQEVFRHPNSGLIKDGDSTDHVSLHSNMFALAFGLVPPDDKTRVVQFIESRKMACSVYGSQFLLDALYEAGQADYALELLTATTQRSWYNMIRIGSTISLEAWDKVYKPNLDWNHAWGAAPANLIVRHLMGVMPLTPGGEILQIKPQIGHLDFAHLTTPTIRGIVSVFFDRRPGKDLLEVFIPGGTMAKIFVPSKKSTSRLYMNGIRQPLTPVDGFFEVQNQLAGRHQFEVK
- a CDS encoding lycopene cyclase domain-containing protein, which encodes MKALYLLIDFFTILVPFIFSFHPKIQFNKALRYFLPANLLAASIFIVWDIIFTKIGVWGFNPDYLMGSYIASIPMEELLFFICIPYACVFTVFSFNIFFKLTWNTRTENIFVVGASAILLIVGILNYTRWYTSTTFISLALFLLFLKYWAKVAWLSKLVLVYPVLLIPFFVVNGILTGTGLPAPVVWYNDNENLGIRLLTIPVEDIFYGFELILLNFFFYEQFKGKLIAEPNE
- a CDS encoding DUF1080 domain-containing protein, which gives rise to MKIINHKTVILSVTVLILLINISCRNTLPKPKDLPASENMLPSVDDDYPFDKFTPFTSLFNRHNLGSWTMQDSGFWSVENEAIIGRPYPSSAKDSWLLSNDEYDDFALKLEFMLPQNGNSGVAIRMPRDSFGDPDRYGYEVQICNLPKRKLTGSLLHHAESFGNNKYNPDLWNQMTIICKGDSIIVYLNHEQILNERVNGSKKGRVGFQIPKDAQFSSQVAKFRNIYLQKLSSRLSNIPPDYTGLPFKDSVYTLGPQVIPGKIECAYFDLGGEGVAYHDLEPKNLGSGGLNVNPRHQRPQATPYEWGFRMQEGVDLSYTKDFADFNHLDNYYTPALNQFYVGWTEDNEWLNYSIDVKRAGTYNIRALYSNYNNIITFDIDHKKASTCTLPVNTGSYHIWNNASVGSITFDQTGLHLLTFNHNAKNNFAYFEFIFEEEKSTSGRSAGKSPNSP